A DNA window from Campylobacter lari contains the following coding sequences:
- a CDS encoding DegT/DnrJ/EryC1/StrS family aminotransferase gives MPFIDLNAQYNAYKNEIDEAIGEVLQSTSFIGGAKLEEFENNLAKYVGVKHAIGCSSGTSALFLALMALGVGRDDEVIVPSFTFIATAEMVALIGAKPVFVDIDFKDYNLSLEKVQSVITPKTKAIIAVSIFGLMPDMFALKELCKSQNIALIEDSAQSFGASQKGVKSCVIADISCTSFFPSKPLGAYGDGGAIFTQDDELAQKIKIYLNHGQVQRYKHKYIGINGRLDTIQAAVLNVKLKYLDEEIKKREVIAKVYDENLKNCILPPRKDDFVSAWAQYSVRVKNREKFMQKLQEQGIPTAVHYPLGLHLQEAFDCLAYKKGDLPNTELLSDEILSLPMSAFLKEEHQIRVIEAFK, from the coding sequence ATTCCTTTTATAGACTTAAATGCTCAATATAATGCTTATAAAAATGAAATCGATGAGGCTATTGGTGAAGTTTTACAAAGCACCTCTTTTATAGGTGGTGCAAAATTAGAAGAATTTGAAAATAATTTGGCTAAATATGTAGGTGTCAAACATGCAATAGGCTGTTCAAGTGGCACAAGTGCGTTATTTTTAGCCTTAATGGCTTTGGGTGTGGGTAGGGATGATGAGGTAATAGTACCAAGTTTTACCTTTATAGCTACGGCTGAAATGGTTGCTCTAATCGGTGCTAAGCCTGTTTTTGTAGATATTGATTTTAAGGATTATAATCTTAGTTTAGAAAAAGTTCAAAGTGTTATCACGCCTAAAACTAAAGCTATAATTGCTGTGAGTATTTTTGGGCTTATGCCTGATATGTTTGCTTTAAAAGAACTTTGTAAAAGTCAAAACATTGCTTTGATAGAAGATAGTGCGCAAAGTTTTGGAGCTAGTCAAAAGGGTGTAAAATCATGTGTTATAGCTGATATATCTTGCACAAGCTTTTTTCCGTCTAAGCCTTTAGGTGCTTATGGAGATGGCGGGGCGATTTTTACCCAAGATGATGAATTAGCGCAAAAAATAAAAATTTATTTAAATCATGGACAAGTGCAAAGATATAAGCATAAATACATCGGTATTAATGGAAGGCTTGATACCATCCAAGCGGCTGTTTTAAATGTGAAATTAAAATACTTAGATGAAGAGATTAAAAAAAGAGAAGTAATAGCAAAAGTTTATGATGAAAATTTAAAAAATTGTATTTTACCGCCAAGAAAAGATGATTTTGTGAGTGCTTGGGCTCAATATAGCGTGCGTGTAAAGAATAGAGAAAAATTCATGCAAAAATTACAAGAGCAAGGTATACCTACTGCGGTGCATTATCCTTTGGGGCTTCATTTGCAAGAAGCTTTCGATTGTCTTGCTTATAAAAAAGGTGATTTGCCAAATACAGAGCTATTAAGTGATGAAATTTTATCCTTACCTATGAGTGCGTTTTTAAAAGAAGAACACCAAATTAGAGTGATTGAGGCTTTTAAATGA
- a CDS encoding sulfite oxidase heme-binding subunit YedZ produces the protein MSKKVYNISGFLAFVLSIVFSVYQIMQEFDIVKSVYFYSGVFGLIFFGLSLFFSLLKYKHTKDYPKFLGFYAFFWVLIHFFNYFAFSKNLDLMLFFKDTFSKNLEFSGFISFFILTLMFISSFKLFKKLSKIRKLGYFCFLLVSWHYFLSAKIPQIPHFLALSLALIFLFFKLWNNYKKRRSKYLQAQSL, from the coding sequence ATGAGCAAAAAAGTTTATAATATCAGTGGATTTTTAGCTTTTGTTTTAAGTATTGTTTTTAGTGTTTATCAAATCATGCAAGAATTTGATATTGTAAAATCTGTATATTTTTATAGTGGTGTATTTGGCTTAATCTTTTTTGGATTAAGCCTATTTTTTTCACTTTTAAAGTATAAACACACAAAAGATTACCCTAAATTTTTAGGTTTTTATGCATTTTTTTGGGTTTTGATTCACTTTTTTAATTACTTTGCTTTTAGTAAAAATTTAGATTTAATGCTTTTTTTCAAAGATACTTTTAGTAAAAATTTAGAATTTAGTGGTTTTATAAGCTTTTTTATACTCACACTTATGTTTATAAGCTCATTTAAGCTTTTTAAAAAATTAAGTAAGATAAGAAAACTTGGCTATTTTTGCTTTTTACTAGTATCTTGGCATTATTTTTTATCTGCAAAAATACCGCAAATTCCACATTTTTTAGCACTGAGCCTAGCTTTAATTTTCTTGTTTTTTAAATTATGGAATAATTACAAAAAAAGAAGAAGTAAATATTTACAAGCTCAATCATTATAA
- the maf gene encoding septum formation inhibitor Maf has product MLYLASSSPSRVALLKEANIAFEQIIIDYDESLVKKDNPSSYVQKIVLEKERQFFAKYPDFKNVLFADSIVCAQNIILTKAKSDNEAFNMLNLQSGKSISVLSAMILVLEDKKIFNLSKCDLILDKFDLKDMQEYIDSKLYQGKAGAVMCEGFHKKYIKKIIGHQSTALGLNIELLKAFL; this is encoded by the coding sequence ATGCTTTATTTAGCTTCAAGTTCGCCTTCACGCGTTGCTTTATTAAAAGAAGCAAATATCGCTTTTGAACAAATTATTATCGATTATGATGAGAGTTTGGTAAAAAAAGATAATCCAAGCTCTTATGTGCAAAAAATTGTTTTAGAAAAAGAAAGACAGTTTTTTGCAAAATATCCTGATTTTAAAAATGTTTTATTTGCTGATAGCATAGTTTGTGCTCAAAATATCATTCTAACTAAAGCTAAAAGCGACAATGAGGCTTTTAATATGCTCAATTTGCAAAGTGGCAAAAGCATTAGCGTTTTAAGCGCGATGATTTTAGTTTTAGAAGATAAAAAGATTTTTAATCTTAGCAAATGTGATTTGATCTTAGATAAATTTGATTTAAAAGATATGCAAGAATACATTGATTCAAAACTTTATCAAGGTAAAGCCGGTGCTGTGATGTGTGAGGGATTTCATAAAAAATACATTAAAAAAATCATAGGCCATCAAAGTACAGCACTAGGGCTTAATATAGAACTTTTGAAAGCATTTTTATGA
- the alaS gene encoding alanine--tRNA ligase, producing the protein MDIRKEYLEFFKSKGHEITPSSPLVPDDATLLFTNAGMVPFKSIFTGEVPRPNPPRKTSCQTCIRAGGKHNDLDNVGYTARHHTFFEMLGNFSFGDYFKEQAIAYAWEFVTEVLKLPKERLYVTVHESDDEAYELWQKHIEKERIYKFGDKDNFWQMGDTGPCGPCSEIFYDQGAEYFNSSEDYMGGDGDRFLEIWNLVFMQYERSADGTLTPLPKPSIDTGMGLERVSAIKEGKFSNFDSSLFMPIIESIAKLCGKTYTYESGASYRVIADHIRSSVFLLAQGVGFDKEGRGYVLRRIMRRALRHGYLLGLKRAFMYELVDVVCELMGGHYTYLNEKKEFIKEQIKLEEERFLSTIENGIEIFNEELKKTKDIFSGEVAFKLYDTYGFPLDLTQDMLREKNLSIDEAKFNELMQEQKDRAKASWKGSGDKAVSGDFKVLLEKFGKNAFSGYENYEEKTKIMAILDENFKIITETKAGDIAWLMLEKTPFYATSGGQSADIGFINENEVLDTQKFFDINLSQVKLKQDLKTNDEVLACIDTKKREQIARHHSATHLLHHALREILGSHISQAGSLVEHNKLRFDFTHPKALNKEELKQIEALVNTYIMQANETKIEILALDEAKKSGAIALFSEKYQEKVRVLTLGASKELCGGTHVKNSSEIGSFYIIKESGVSAGVRRIEAVVSKAALDYVSENLKELNQAKEELKTQDILGYVAKLKNEIVSLKNELKNSNKTELNSKELNGIQYCIQKIDSGDIKTMIDEFKNKFNKAVILLLQEKESKIIIAAGVKDTSLKAGVLVKEIAQMLGGNGGGRDDFATAGGKDTSKIEQALDHAKKIIEESLA; encoded by the coding sequence ATGGATATAAGAAAAGAATATTTAGAATTTTTTAAATCAAAAGGACATGAAATCACTCCTTCAAGCCCTTTGGTGCCTGATGATGCAACTTTACTTTTTACTAATGCAGGTATGGTACCTTTTAAAAGCATATTTACCGGAGAAGTACCACGCCCTAATCCTCCGCGTAAAACAAGCTGTCAAACTTGTATAAGAGCTGGTGGAAAACATAATGACTTAGACAATGTAGGCTATACGGCAAGACATCATACTTTCTTTGAAATGCTTGGGAATTTTAGTTTTGGAGATTATTTTAAAGAACAAGCTATTGCTTATGCTTGGGAATTTGTAACTGAGGTTTTAAAATTACCTAAAGAAAGATTATATGTAACCGTTCATGAAAGTGATGATGAAGCATATGAGCTTTGGCAAAAACATATAGAAAAAGAAAGAATTTATAAATTTGGCGATAAAGATAATTTCTGGCAAATGGGCGATACTGGACCATGTGGACCTTGTAGTGAAATTTTTTATGATCAAGGCGCTGAATATTTTAATTCTAGCGAAGATTATATGGGTGGAGATGGAGATAGGTTCTTAGAAATTTGGAACCTAGTTTTTATGCAGTATGAAAGAAGTGCAGATGGAACGCTTACTCCATTACCAAAACCAAGTATTGATACAGGCATGGGGCTTGAAAGAGTTAGTGCTATAAAAGAAGGAAAATTTAGTAATTTTGATAGTTCTTTGTTTATGCCTATTATTGAGAGTATTGCAAAACTTTGCGGTAAAACTTATACTTATGAAAGCGGAGCTAGTTATAGAGTAATTGCTGATCATATAAGATCAAGTGTATTTTTACTTGCTCAAGGAGTTGGGTTTGATAAAGAAGGCAGGGGCTATGTTTTAAGAAGAATTATGCGTCGTGCCTTAAGACATGGATATTTGTTAGGTCTTAAAAGAGCTTTCATGTATGAGCTTGTAGATGTAGTTTGTGAGTTAATGGGTGGGCATTATACTTACTTAAATGAAAAAAAAGAATTTATTAAAGAACAAATCAAACTAGAAGAAGAAAGATTTTTAAGCACTATTGAAAATGGTATAGAAATTTTTAACGAAGAACTTAAAAAAACTAAAGATATTTTTAGTGGTGAAGTAGCTTTTAAACTTTATGATACTTATGGTTTTCCGCTTGATTTAACCCAAGATATGCTAAGAGAAAAAAATCTTAGTATAGATGAGGCTAAATTTAATGAGCTTATGCAAGAACAAAAAGATAGAGCTAAGGCTTCTTGGAAAGGAAGTGGGGATAAAGCAGTTAGCGGGGACTTTAAAGTTTTATTAGAAAAATTTGGTAAAAATGCTTTTAGTGGCTATGAAAATTATGAAGAAAAAACTAAAATCATGGCTATTTTGGATGAAAATTTTAAAATCATAACCGAAACTAAGGCAGGAGATATAGCGTGGTTAATGCTTGAAAAAACTCCATTTTACGCAACAAGTGGAGGGCAAAGTGCTGATATAGGTTTTATCAATGAAAATGAGGTTTTAGATACACAAAAATTCTTTGATATTAATCTTAGTCAAGTGAAATTAAAACAAGATCTTAAAACAAACGATGAAGTGTTAGCTTGCATAGATACTAAAAAAAGAGAACAAATCGCAAGACATCATAGTGCGACACATTTATTACACCATGCTTTAAGAGAAATTCTTGGCTCACACATTAGCCAAGCAGGCTCTTTAGTAGAACATAATAAATTAAGATTTGATTTTACTCATCCAAAAGCTCTAAATAAAGAAGAATTAAAGCAAATAGAAGCTTTAGTAAATACCTACATCATGCAAGCAAATGAAACTAAAATTGAAATTTTAGCTTTAGATGAAGCTAAAAAAAGTGGTGCAATAGCTTTATTTAGTGAAAAATATCAAGAAAAAGTAAGAGTTTTAACCCTAGGAGCTAGCAAAGAGCTTTGCGGTGGTACTCATGTGAAAAATAGCTCTGAAATAGGAAGTTTTTACATCATCAAAGAAAGTGGTGTTAGTGCTGGGGTTAGAAGGATAGAAGCGGTGGTAAGTAAAGCTGCACTTGATTATGTTAGTGAAAATTTAAAAGAGCTTAATCAAGCCAAAGAAGAATTAAAAACTCAAGATATTTTAGGCTATGTAGCAAAATTAAAAAATGAAATAGTCAGTTTAAAAAATGAATTAAAAAATTCAAACAAAACAGAATTAAACTCTAAAGAACTAAATGGCATTCAATATTGTATACAAAAAATAGATAGTGGTGATATAAAAACTATGATAGATGAGTTTAAAAACAAATTTAACAAAGCTGTAATTTTACTTTTACAAGAAAAAGAAAGTAAGATTATCATAGCAGCAGGTGTTAAAGACACTTCGTTAAAAGCTGGTGTTTTGGTAAAAGAAATTGCACAAATGCTTGGTGGAAACGGTGGCGGTAGAGATGATTTTGCAACAGCTGGCGGTAAAGATACAAGTAAAATAGAACAAGCACTTGATCATGCTAAAAAAATCATAGAAGAAAGTCTTGCTTAA
- a CDS encoding DUF2165 family protein: MNCNCSFSMMSVIRYSKMIILLTVASLAAIVVFGNITDYNSNFQFVKHVMSMDTKPDYLGNAIIYRAITNSTIHHIAYIFIICFEAFIMLTALKGALDMFKARNLDVKTFHEAKKFGIIALTCCCLLWFFGFQVVAAEWFGMWMSKTWNGLPDATRLVTYMLLALVYISIKNDD, encoded by the coding sequence ATGAATTGCAATTGTAGTTTTTCTATGATGAGTGTAATAAGATATTCTAAAATGATTATCTTGCTTACCGTTGCCTCTTTGGCTGCTATTGTTGTTTTTGGTAATATAACTGATTATAATTCAAATTTTCAGTTTGTAAAACATGTTATGAGTATGGATACTAAGCCTGATTATTTAGGTAATGCTATTATTTATAGGGCTATTACAAATTCTACGATCCATCATATTGCTTATATCTTTATTATTTGTTTTGAAGCTTTTATTATGCTGACTGCTTTAAAAGGTGCTTTAGATATGTTTAAAGCAAGAAATTTAGATGTAAAAACTTTCCATGAAGCTAAAAAATTTGGAATCATTGCTTTAACTTGTTGTTGTTTGTTATGGTTTTTTGGTTTTCAAGTGGTGGCTGCAGAGTGGTTTGGCATGTGGATGAGTAAAACTTGGAATGGTTTGCCTGATGCTACTAGATTAGTAACCTATATGCTTTTAGCATTAGTTTATATTAGTATTAAAAACGATGATTAA
- the msrP gene encoding protein-methionine-sulfoxide reductase catalytic subunit MsrP yields the protein MNITNEQLYNKRRHFLKLGAGALVSSALVQSELMALNFFPDPNNEKLNLSEEKIATNYVNFYEFSTDKKRAVELAKNFNTNGWKIEVSGEVEEPLTLTMQDLLAFPLEERIYRFRCVETWSMVVPWVGFELRALIEKCKVKSEAKFIKFTTLFDKNQFADQASFFPTLDYPYVEGLRLDEAMHPLTLMAVGMYKKPLLGQNGAPIRLVVPWKYGFKSIKSIVKIEFTKEQPKSTWELANPREYGFYANVNPNVSHPRWSQANERPLGDFFTKPTQMFNGYEKEVAHLYKDMDLKVNF from the coding sequence ATGAATATCACAAACGAACAATTATATAACAAAAGACGCCATTTTTTAAAACTAGGTGCTGGAGCTTTAGTTAGTTCAGCTTTAGTTCAATCTGAATTAATGGCATTAAATTTCTTTCCTGATCCTAACAATGAAAAATTAAATTTAAGTGAAGAAAAAATTGCAACTAATTATGTTAATTTTTATGAATTTTCTACTGATAAAAAAAGAGCTGTTGAGCTTGCAAAAAATTTCAACACAAATGGTTGGAAAATAGAAGTTAGCGGGGAAGTTGAAGAACCTTTGACTTTAACTATGCAAGATTTATTGGCTTTTCCATTAGAAGAGAGAATTTATAGATTTCGCTGTGTTGAAACTTGGTCCATGGTGGTGCCTTGGGTTGGTTTTGAATTGCGTGCTTTAATAGAAAAATGTAAAGTTAAAAGTGAGGCTAAATTTATAAAATTTACCACTCTTTTTGATAAAAATCAATTTGCCGATCAAGCCTCATTTTTTCCAACTCTTGATTATCCTTATGTAGAAGGCTTAAGATTAGATGAGGCTATGCACCCACTAACACTTATGGCTGTGGGCATGTATAAAAAGCCTTTATTAGGACAAAATGGAGCACCGATTCGCCTTGTAGTTCCATGGAAGTATGGCTTTAAAAGTATAAAATCTATTGTAAAAATAGAATTTACCAAAGAACAACCTAAAAGCACATGGGAGTTAGCAAACCCTAGAGAATATGGATTTTATGCTAATGTTAATCCAAATGTCTCTCACCCAAGATGGTCTCAAGCAAACGAGCGTCCTTTGGGAGATTTTTTCACTAAGCCTACGCAAATGTTTAATGGCTATGAAAAAGAAGTAGCGCATTTGTATAAAGATATGGATTTAAAGGTTAATTTTTAA
- a CDS encoding heavy metal translocating P-type ATPase — protein sequence MKHELKLKIGNMTCVNCSNAIEKVCAKIDGVEDVSVSYVNSSGVFLLKDLSLEAKIKEKIKALGFEILQEEQNLYEFKLKELKNMKTKLIMSIILSSIVMYFEMFVQGNVSALIQMFLSMIAIFYCGKGFFIHALKGLKHKNLDMNTLISLGAFTSFIYSFFVYFEVFSKDGYLYFSGGAMIVSFVLLGKYLEEKAKFKSLEYQNKLKNIDIKKANIILEDASIKSIPSAFVKENDVILVKEGESVVVDGVIIAGEAEVDVSFLTGEFLPLLKKQNDEILAGSVLINGSLKIKASKKAIESSLEQIKDLVFKAGNIKTPLANLANKISAYFVACIIVLSLFVFVFWYFKEGVNAAFLHACATLLISCPCALGLATPIAIVSALANGARNFILVKNPAVLENLASIKLAIFDKTGTLSQDDLSVYKHDLTQENFQKLTQIENLSSHPIAKAFTKKLNVNLNLQGKLSVLVGSGLLYEENDDKYLIGNEKLMLENSVDIQKSKQFLQEFEDQAPICLYFAKNNICLGGVCLKNELKNEAKNLIANLKQKGIKSIILSGDNKKSVTKIANELNVDEYYSDLKPEQKLDFIKEKIKKEKVLFIGDGINDAPALNLASASISFSKASELAKKSGDLILIKDDLSLIAYCFELSQRTKNIIKLNLFWAFVYNALCIPIAAGLVPFISLSPHLAALAMCFSSVTVVVNSLRLR from the coding sequence ATGAAGCATGAGTTAAAGTTAAAAATAGGCAATATGACTTGTGTTAATTGCTCTAATGCTATAGAAAAAGTTTGTGCAAAAATTGATGGGGTAGAAGATGTAAGTGTTTCTTATGTCAATTCTAGTGGAGTGTTTTTGCTTAAAGATTTATCTTTAGAAGCAAAGATCAAAGAAAAAATTAAGGCTTTGGGTTTTGAAATATTACAAGAAGAGCAAAATTTATACGAATTTAAACTCAAAGAGCTTAAAAATATGAAAACAAAGCTTATTATGAGTATAATTTTAAGCTCTATTGTGATGTATTTTGAAATGTTTGTTCAAGGAAATGTTTCTGCTTTAATTCAAATGTTTTTATCTATGATAGCGATTTTTTATTGTGGAAAAGGTTTTTTTATCCACGCTCTTAAAGGATTAAAACATAAAAATTTAGATATGAATACCTTGATATCCTTAGGTGCTTTTACTTCTTTTATATATTCTTTTTTTGTGTATTTTGAGGTATTTAGTAAAGATGGTTATTTGTATTTTAGTGGCGGAGCGATGATTGTAAGCTTTGTTTTATTAGGTAAATACTTAGAAGAAAAGGCTAAATTTAAATCCTTAGAATATCAAAACAAACTAAAAAATATAGATATTAAAAAAGCTAATATAATCTTAGAAGATGCAAGTATAAAAAGCATACCTAGTGCTTTTGTAAAAGAAAATGATGTGATTTTAGTAAAAGAGGGTGAAAGCGTTGTTGTTGATGGGGTGATTATAGCAGGCGAGGCTGAGGTTGATGTGAGTTTTTTAACAGGAGAATTTTTACCACTTTTGAAAAAGCAAAATGATGAAATTCTAGCAGGAAGTGTGTTGATTAATGGAAGCTTAAAGATTAAAGCTAGTAAAAAGGCGATTGAAAGCTCATTAGAACAAATTAAAGATCTTGTTTTTAAAGCAGGCAATATCAAAACACCTTTAGCAAATTTAGCTAATAAAATTTCAGCTTATTTTGTAGCTTGTATTATTGTTTTATCGCTTTTTGTGTTTGTTTTTTGGTATTTTAAAGAAGGAGTCAACGCAGCATTTTTACATGCTTGTGCCACTCTTTTAATCTCTTGTCCTTGCGCTTTGGGCTTAGCAACCCCTATAGCCATAGTTAGTGCTTTAGCAAATGGTGCAAGAAATTTTATCTTAGTAAAAAATCCAGCGGTATTAGAGAATTTAGCTAGTATAAAACTTGCTATTTTTGATAAAACAGGCACTTTAAGTCAAGATGATTTAAGTGTTTATAAGCATGATCTAACTCAAGAAAATTTTCAAAAACTCACGCAAATTGAAAATTTAAGCTCACATCCAATCGCAAAGGCTTTTACTAAAAAATTGAATGTAAATTTAAATTTACAAGGAAAATTAAGTGTTTTAGTGGGTAGTGGTTTGCTTTATGAGGAAAATGATGATAAATATTTAATAGGCAATGAAAAATTAATGCTTGAAAATAGTGTTGATATACAAAAAAGCAAGCAATTTTTGCAAGAATTTGAAGATCAAGCACCTATATGTTTGTATTTTGCAAAAAATAATATTTGTCTTGGCGGGGTTTGTTTAAAAAATGAACTTAAAAACGAAGCTAAAAATTTGATAGCAAATTTAAAGCAAAAAGGTATAAAAAGTATTATTTTAAGTGGTGATAATAAAAAAAGTGTTACTAAAATAGCAAATGAGCTTAATGTTGATGAATATTATTCTGATTTAAAACCTGAGCAAAAACTTGATTTCATAAAAGAAAAAATCAAAAAAGAAAAAGTTCTTTTTATAGGAGATGGTATCAATGATGCTCCTGCTTTAAATTTAGCTAGCGCAAGCATAAGTTTTTCTAAAGCAAGTGAGCTTGCTAAAAAAAGCGGAGATTTGATTTTGATAAAAGATGATTTATCTTTAATAGCTTATTGTTTTGAGCTTTCTCAAAGAACTAAAAATATCATCAAACTTAATCTTTTTTGGGCTTTTGTCTACAATGCTTTATGTATTCCCATTGCGGCAGGTCTTGTGCCATTTATAAGTCTTAGTCCGCATTTGGCAGCTTTAGCAATGTGTTTTAGTTCAGTAACGGTTGTAGTCAATTCTTTAAGATTGCGTTAG
- a CDS encoding PBP1A family penicillin-binding protein, whose translation MKILKIFLSFCIVCMVGVFIFIAYLFSDSDLNQYTFKDYKPPLTTQIFDKNGKLVANVFEQHRFYAPYEELPPRLIEALVAIEDTSFFEHGGVNIDAIFRAAIKIIRSGGKTMEGASTLTQQFIKNTELTPERTLSRKLKEALLAYKIENTLTKEQILERYLNFIFFGHGYYGVKTAALGYFRKNLDELSLKEIAILVGMPKAPSTYDPTRHLDLSLARANSVVQRMYNLGWISKEEYENALKEIPKVYDDTLTQNAAPYVTQEVLKQLSGIKDLKSGGYKIELAIDLDVQNIAREALKFGYDEIVKRDKDANLSTLNGAMIVANHQNGDILALVGGVNYTKSNFNRATQSLRQPGSSFKPFLYQIAIDMGYSPMSKVADISRIFESTKKDEKDWKPKNYGGKFLGLISLKEALTGSRNLATINLALALGLDVIHDKLQFMGFENIPVDLSIVLGSFGISIYDYAKLYTVFGNYGVQKDLLLIKRVIDKNGKIVVEFNSGERKISEPEQAFLVNDMMQNVVKKGTGRNARVEGIEIAGKTGTSNKSIDAWFCGLTPEIEAIIWYGNDDNKPMKQIEGGARTAAPVFKEFLTKYLELYPDSARKFIIPKGVYQGIYEKQREYYTNTSPFPKNNPALSENNEVIF comes from the coding sequence ATAAAAATTTTAAAAATATTTCTTTCTTTTTGTATAGTATGTATGGTTGGAGTTTTTATATTTATTGCATATTTGTTTTCTGATTCTGATTTAAATCAATATACCTTTAAAGATTACAAACCGCCTCTTACAACACAAATTTTTGATAAAAATGGAAAATTAGTTGCAAATGTTTTTGAGCAACACCGCTTTTATGCCCCTTATGAAGAACTTCCACCAAGACTTATAGAAGCTTTGGTAGCCATTGAAGATACTAGCTTTTTTGAACATGGCGGGGTTAATATAGATGCAATTTTTAGAGCAGCTATTAAAATCATAAGAAGCGGTGGAAAAACTATGGAAGGAGCTTCCACTCTTACTCAACAATTCATAAAAAATACAGAATTAACTCCTGAGCGTACTTTGAGCAGAAAGCTAAAAGAAGCTTTGCTTGCATATAAGATAGAAAATACTTTAACTAAAGAGCAAATTTTAGAAAGATATTTAAATTTCATCTTCTTTGGACATGGATATTATGGAGTAAAAACTGCTGCGCTTGGGTATTTTAGAAAAAATTTAGATGAGCTTAGTTTGAAAGAGATTGCCATTTTGGTAGGTATGCCAAAGGCTCCAAGTACTTATGATCCTACTAGACATTTAGATCTTTCTTTAGCTAGAGCAAATAGCGTAGTACAAAGAATGTATAATCTTGGTTGGATTTCTAAAGAAGAGTATGAAAACGCCTTAAAAGAAATTCCAAAAGTATATGATGATACTTTAACACAAAATGCAGCCCCTTATGTTACTCAAGAAGTTTTAAAACAACTAAGCGGGATTAAAGACTTAAAAAGTGGTGGCTATAAAATAGAGCTTGCCATTGATCTTGATGTGCAAAATATTGCAAGAGAAGCCTTAAAATTTGGCTATGATGAAATAGTTAAAAGAGATAAAGATGCAAATTTAAGCACACTCAATGGAGCTATGATAGTAGCAAATCATCAAAATGGAGACATTTTAGCCTTAGTTGGCGGGGTAAATTATACAAAAAGTAATTTCAACCGCGCCACTCAAAGCTTAAGACAACCGGGGAGTTCTTTTAAGCCTTTCTTATATCAAATTGCCATTGACATGGGCTATTCTCCTATGAGTAAGGTTGCTGATATTTCAAGAATTTTTGAAAGTACTAAAAAAGATGAGAAAGATTGGAAACCTAAAAATTATGGTGGAAAATTTCTAGGACTCATAAGTTTAAAAGAAGCGCTAACTGGCTCAAGAAACCTAGCTACCATAAATTTAGCTCTTGCCCTAGGACTTGATGTAATCCACGATAAGCTTCAATTTATGGGCTTTGAAAACATACCGGTTGATTTATCTATAGTTTTGGGTAGCTTTGGAATTTCCATTTATGATTATGCTAAACTTTACACGGTATTTGGAAACTATGGTGTGCAAAAAGACTTATTACTCATTAAAAGAGTAATCGATAAAAATGGTAAAATAGTAGTAGAATTTAATTCCGGAGAAAGAAAAATCAGTGAACCTGAACAAGCTTTTTTAGTCAATGATATGATGCAAAATGTTGTAAAAAAAGGCACTGGGCGTAATGCTAGAGTAGAAGGGATTGAAATAGCTGGAAAAACAGGTACTTCAAATAAAAGTATAGATGCGTGGTTTTGTGGCTTAACTCCTGAAATAGAAGCTATCATTTGGTATGGAAATGATGATAATAAGCCTATGAAACAAATAGAAGGTGGTGCAAGAACTGCTGCGCCGGTTTTTAAAGAATTTTTAACAAAATACTTAGAACTTTATCCTGATAGCGCTAGAAAATTTATCATCCCAAAAGGGGTTTATCAAGGAATTTATGAAAAACAAAGAGAGTACTACACCAATACTTCTCCATTTCCAAAAAACAACCCTGCTCTATCTGAAAATAATGAGGTAATTTTTTAA